In Chlamydiota bacterium, a genomic segment contains:
- a CDS encoding glycosyltransferase family 2 protein, translating into MTDLSVVVVGWNSARYLRGCLSSIPAGAGRLSVEIFVVDNASRDGSAALVREEFPRVRLIANTANRGFAAANNQALRLASGRYALLLNPDTKVHEGALERLAAFMDAEPGVGACGPLLLNEDGSIQHAARRFPTFAFAFASKTVLGRLGFFRRAYERVKMRGERFDKAVEVDQPSGAALFLRRSALDRVGLLDEGYFIFFEEVDLCRRIKDAGWRIVLRPEAVVTHYGGRSRRQNRAGVILPGARSLLRYFRKHEGGVRAALFELAFRPLFALGICVDAARAGLKAGLYRLRPGKRAGAAEKQALFVAYCTFIRRDLFWFLFSLWE; encoded by the coding sequence GTGACCGACCTCTCCGTCGTGGTGGTGGGCTGGAACTCGGCGCGGTACCTGCGCGGCTGCCTCTCCTCGATTCCGGCGGGCGCGGGGCGCCTCTCCGTCGAGATCTTCGTCGTGGACAACGCCTCCCGCGACGGCTCCGCCGCCCTCGTCCGCGAAGAGTTCCCGCGGGTCCGGCTGATCGCCAACACCGCCAACCGCGGCTTCGCCGCCGCCAACAACCAGGCGCTGCGCCTCGCCTCGGGGCGCTACGCGCTCCTCCTCAACCCGGACACGAAGGTGCACGAGGGGGCGCTCGAGCGGCTCGCCGCCTTCATGGACGCCGAGCCCGGCGTCGGCGCCTGCGGCCCGCTCCTCCTCAACGAGGACGGGAGCATCCAGCACGCGGCGCGGCGCTTTCCGACCTTCGCCTTCGCCTTCGCCTCCAAGACGGTGCTCGGCCGCCTCGGGTTCTTCCGCCGGGCCTACGAACGGGTGAAGATGCGCGGGGAGCGTTTCGACAAGGCGGTCGAGGTGGACCAGCCCTCGGGCGCCGCCCTCTTCCTCCGCAGAAGCGCCCTCGACCGCGTCGGGCTCCTCGACGAGGGGTATTTCATCTTCTTCGAGGAGGTGGATCTGTGCCGGAGGATCAAGGACGCGGGCTGGCGCATCGTCCTGCGCCCCGAGGCGGTCGTCACGCACTACGGCGGGAGGAGCCGCCGGCAGAACAGGGCCGGCGTCATCCTTCCCGGGGCGCGCAGCCTGCTCCGCTACTTCCGGAAGCACGAGGGAGGAGTCCGCGCCGCCCTCTTCGAGCTCGCCTTCCGCCCGCTCTTCGCCCTCGGCATCTGCGTCGACGCCGCGCGGGCGGGGCTCAAGGCCGGGCTCTACCGCCTGAGGCCCGGGAAACGGGCCGGGGCCGCGGAGAAGCAGGCGCTCTTCGTCGCCTACTGCACCTTCATCAGGCGGGATCTGTTCTGGTTCCTCTTCTCGCTCTGGGAGTGA
- a CDS encoding glycosyltransferase family 4 protein — MHIAFLTTRFEKPSFRFRAAQFIPYLERHGAACTPLRIPPAGFRRIRLLRSLGGYDVVVVQKKLLRPLDRFILRRAARRLVYDVDDAVIYREDGRTASPHRARMRRFRGMVRMSDLVLAGNETLRGMAARHSARVFCFPTVVDTERYRPAARAAHAPPVVGWSGSRSTNPYLNELLPVLDRLARRVPFTLRVVSDTADGIDFAGHAAVRSEFSRWSAADEVAEFSGFDIGLMPLPDTPWARGKCALKALVYMACGVPAVCAPVGVISTIITNGRNGFLASSPAEWEGALERLLRDPAVRQAVSARGRETVEQRYSLAAHAPRLLAILSDLCGKGAS, encoded by the coding sequence ATGCACATCGCGTTCCTGACCACGCGTTTCGAGAAGCCGAGCTTCCGGTTCCGGGCGGCGCAGTTCATCCCCTACCTCGAGCGGCACGGCGCCGCCTGCACGCCGCTCCGCATCCCCCCCGCGGGGTTCAGGCGGATCCGGCTCCTCCGCAGCCTCGGCGGCTACGACGTCGTCGTCGTCCAGAAGAAGCTTTTGCGCCCGCTCGACCGGTTCATCCTCCGGCGCGCGGCGCGTCGTCTCGTCTACGACGTCGACGACGCGGTGATCTACCGCGAAGACGGCCGAACGGCCTCCCCCCACCGCGCCAGGATGCGCCGCTTCCGCGGGATGGTCCGAATGAGCGACCTGGTGCTCGCGGGCAACGAGACGCTCCGCGGCATGGCGGCGCGGCACTCCGCGCGGGTCTTCTGTTTTCCGACCGTGGTCGACACGGAGCGCTACCGACCGGCCGCGCGGGCCGCGCACGCCCCCCCCGTCGTCGGCTGGAGCGGGAGCCGGAGCACCAACCCTTACCTGAACGAACTGCTGCCGGTCCTCGACCGGCTCGCCCGGCGCGTGCCGTTCACCCTCCGCGTCGTGAGCGACACCGCGGACGGCATCGATTTCGCGGGGCACGCGGCGGTGCGCAGCGAGTTCTCCCGCTGGAGCGCCGCGGACGAGGTGGCCGAGTTCTCCGGCTTCGACATCGGCCTGATGCCGCTGCCCGACACCCCGTGGGCCCGCGGGAAGTGCGCCCTGAAGGCGCTGGTCTACATGGCGTGCGGCGTCCCCGCCGTCTGCGCGCCGGTGGGCGTGATCTCGACGATCATCACCAACGGACGCAACGGCTTCCTCGCCTCCTCCCCCGCGGAGTGGGAAGGCGCCCTGGAACGCCTCCTCCGCGACCCCGCCGTGCGGCAGGCCGTCTCCGCCCGGGGGCGCGAGACGGTCGAGCAACGCTACTCGCTCGCGGCGCACGCGCCGCGGCTCCTCGCCATCCTCTCGGATCTCTGCGGCAAGGGGGCCTCGTGA
- a CDS encoding class I SAM-dependent methyltransferase: MNDTRSACGDPLTRLKTSWSTLYKTRREIQSKFPDFWDLGVRKKHLEVVLEEIRDGDSILDIGSSTRELRQRLMDVCGYRLSYKSMDIDRETKQDFYSLDEIKERFNVVFLFEVIEHLSFEDGVQLLSAIHELLLPGGKLILTTPNAFHPNRLWEYSHKVTYRYDEIGGILISLGFKVKKIFRIYNDAFFRRLFRIWVAAPLHKYLCVDFAKSILVVAERE, from the coding sequence GTGAACGACACGCGCAGCGCCTGCGGCGACCCCCTTACACGGCTCAAGACGAGCTGGAGCACCCTGTACAAGACCCGGCGGGAGATCCAGAGCAAATTCCCCGACTTCTGGGACCTCGGGGTGCGCAAGAAGCACCTCGAGGTCGTCCTCGAGGAGATCCGGGACGGCGACTCGATCCTCGACATCGGCTCGTCGACGCGCGAGCTCCGGCAGCGGTTGATGGACGTCTGCGGCTACCGGCTCTCCTACAAGAGCATGGACATCGACCGCGAGACGAAGCAGGATTTCTATTCGCTCGACGAGATCAAGGAGCGGTTCAACGTGGTCTTCCTCTTCGAGGTCATCGAGCATCTGTCGTTCGAGGACGGCGTCCAGCTCCTCAGCGCCATCCACGAGCTGCTCCTCCCCGGGGGGAAGCTGATCCTGACGACCCCCAACGCCTTCCACCCGAACCGCTTGTGGGAGTACTCCCACAAGGTGACGTACCGCTACGACGAGATCGGCGGGATCCTCATCTCGCTCGGCTTCAAGGTAAAGAAGATCTTCAGGATCTACAACGACGCCTTCTTCCGGAGACTCTTCAGAATCTGGGTCGCCGCCCCCCTGCACAAGTACCTCTGCGTCGACTTCGCGAAGTCGATCCTCGTCGTCGCGGAGAGGGAGTAG
- a CDS encoding glycosyltransferase family 4 protein: protein MKIAFLISDYAPSRGGQERYLSRLLGALAAGGHDLHVFAARGEMAEGGGFVFHRVPVPAAAGPSLKTVLFIRRARRMLAGGGWDVVSGLTRFYPLDVYRMGGGIHRVWLREKADTAAGRLVAYTRPFTWLALHLERRIFDPRLCGRVIANSRLCRDQLLARYPYPPGRVSVVYNGVDHGMFHPRLRALHRARVLAELGIPAGASVALFASHNPVRKGLETALRAAAVPANRRTHLLVAGRGGTDRFASLARGLGAAARIRFLGHLADIRPYYGAADYLVLPTRYDPFANVCLEAMACGLPVVTTAMNGASEIVGEGLDGFVVADPRNAAAFAGPMAALAREETRARMAEAARRKSLAYTVEANAEATLAVYRLAMEERRGIAR, encoded by the coding sequence ATGAAAATCGCCTTCCTCATCTCCGACTACGCCCCTTCCCGCGGGGGGCAGGAACGGTACCTGTCGCGCCTGCTCGGCGCCCTCGCGGCGGGGGGGCACGACCTGCACGTCTTCGCCGCGCGCGGCGAAATGGCGGAGGGGGGCGGCTTCGTCTTCCACCGTGTGCCCGTTCCCGCCGCGGCGGGGCCCTCGCTGAAAACCGTCCTGTTCATCCGGCGCGCGCGCCGAATGCTCGCCGGGGGGGGGTGGGACGTCGTGAGCGGCCTCACCCGCTTCTACCCGCTCGACGTCTACCGGATGGGCGGGGGGATCCACCGGGTCTGGCTCCGGGAGAAGGCGGACACCGCCGCCGGCCGCCTGGTCGCCTACACGCGCCCGTTCACCTGGCTCGCGCTGCACCTGGAGAGGCGGATCTTCGACCCGCGCCTCTGCGGCCGCGTCATCGCCAACTCGCGCCTCTGCCGAGACCAGCTCCTCGCCCGCTACCCGTACCCCCCGGGCCGGGTGTCGGTGGTCTACAACGGCGTCGACCACGGTATGTTCCACCCCCGCCTCCGCGCGCTACACCGCGCCCGGGTCCTCGCGGAGCTCGGGATCCCCGCGGGGGCGTCTGTGGCCCTGTTCGCCTCCCACAACCCGGTCCGCAAGGGGCTCGAGACCGCCCTCCGCGCCGCCGCCGTCCCGGCGAACCGCCGGACGCACCTCCTCGTGGCGGGGAGGGGGGGCACGGACCGCTTCGCCTCCCTCGCCCGCGGGCTCGGCGCGGCGGCGCGCATCCGCTTCCTCGGGCACCTCGCCGACATCCGCCCGTACTACGGCGCCGCCGACTACCTCGTCCTCCCGACCCGCTACGACCCGTTCGCGAACGTCTGCCTCGAGGCGATGGCGTGCGGCCTCCCGGTCGTCACGACCGCGATGAACGGGGCCTCCGAGATCGTCGGGGAGGGCCTGGACGGCTTCGTCGTCGCCGACCCGCGAAACGCCGCGGCGTTCGCCGGGCCGATGGCCGCCCTCGCCCGGGAAGAAACGCGTGCGCGGATGGCGGAGGCGGCGCGCAGGAAGTCGCTGGCCTACACCGTCGAAGCCAACGCGGAGGCGACCCTCGCCGTCTACCGCCTGGCGATGGAGGAGCGCCGTGGAATCGCGCGCTGA
- a CDS encoding glycosyltransferase family 9 protein — MSETVRIAVRGTNWLGDSVIAIPAVRALRALFPGSPITMLAPANLACLWELEGSADRVVPVPRPAGLRGARTLIAALRRDRYDLGVLLPNSFSSALLFFLGGVRRRVGYATDGRGLLLTSPVPVPRGKRLADPRNHGGHARRGEAGEGAASAFEGHQVHRYLALVRTLGAVEADPRPSLGLPASLLEQADALLRARGVAPGRTVVGLNAGATYGEAKCWPQERFASLARLLRDRLGAAILAVGGAAERERAGAVCAPLGPDGINVAGETTVAQLAALAARCAVFVSNDTGPMHLAAAVGTPVVAVVGPTDPVATGPLSNRATIVRRETSCAPCLKRRCPADHRCMTAVAAEEVFAAVRDLLPPRG; from the coding sequence ATGAGCGAAACCGTCCGGATCGCGGTCAGGGGAACGAACTGGCTGGGCGACTCGGTGATCGCCATCCCGGCGGTGCGGGCGCTCCGGGCCCTCTTCCCGGGCTCGCCGATCACGATGCTCGCCCCCGCGAACCTCGCCTGCCTCTGGGAACTCGAGGGCTCCGCGGACAGGGTCGTGCCCGTGCCGAGGCCCGCGGGCCTGCGGGGGGCGCGAACGCTCATCGCCGCACTCAGGCGCGACCGGTACGACCTGGGCGTCCTCCTCCCGAACTCGTTCTCCTCCGCGCTCCTCTTTTTCCTCGGCGGGGTCCGCAGGCGCGTCGGCTACGCGACGGACGGGCGCGGTCTCCTCCTCACCTCCCCCGTCCCGGTTCCGCGCGGGAAACGGCTTGCCGATCCGCGCAATCACGGCGGGCACGCGCGCCGCGGCGAGGCGGGGGAGGGGGCGGCGTCCGCCTTCGAGGGGCACCAGGTGCACCGCTACCTCGCGCTCGTGCGGACGCTCGGTGCGGTCGAGGCGGATCCCCGCCCGTCGCTCGGCCTGCCCGCTTCCCTCCTCGAACAGGCCGACGCCCTGCTCCGGGCGCGGGGGGTCGCCCCGGGGCGGACGGTCGTCGGGCTGAACGCGGGCGCGACCTACGGCGAGGCGAAGTGCTGGCCGCAGGAGCGGTTCGCCTCCCTCGCCCGCCTCCTGCGCGACCGTCTCGGCGCCGCGATCCTCGCGGTGGGGGGGGCGGCGGAACGGGAGCGCGCCGGGGCCGTCTGCGCCCCGCTCGGCCCGGACGGGATCAACGTCGCGGGCGAGACGACAGTGGCGCAGCTGGCGGCCCTCGCGGCGCGCTGCGCGGTCTTCGTGAGCAACGACACCGGGCCGATGCACCTGGCCGCCGCCGTCGGGACGCCGGTCGTGGCGGTTGTCGGCCCGACGGACCCCGTCGCCACGGGCCCGCTCTCGAACCGGGCGACGATCGTCAGGCGGGAGACCTCCTGCGCCCCGTGCCTGAAGCGGCGCTGCCCCGCGGACCACCGCTGCATGACGGCCGTCGCCGCGGAGGAGGTCTTCGCCGCCGTCAGGGACCTGCTGCCTCCAAGGGGCTGA
- a CDS encoding CPBP family intramembrane metalloprotease, which translates to MQPYQRLAVVLLLSLLASCIVAPWAALGIDLIRGACPALDEALDFPFDRVMRRVVLIVSVLFLVAWRRRLEIVSLASVGLRGADGPAPLFLRGWLAGAGALAAMLLVMARYGARIPGLYFSGSGELLFEVGKAFLTGVVVAIIEEIFFRGFVLQACLRTLPAAVSVVAMSAFFAIVHFFNASDMPAPAAFDPLLGFKALAYFFAPLCSPAEVLPGFVGLFLFGLLLGASVLRTGSLYLAMGLHAGCVFGIKAEGLLLNRAKGVAPWFFGDGRVVTGVFGWIVLLGLLWAMRRAHPAPRPRGREEGGAA; encoded by the coding sequence ATGCAACCATACCAGCGTCTCGCCGTCGTGCTGCTCCTCTCGCTGCTGGCGAGCTGCATCGTCGCGCCGTGGGCGGCGCTCGGCATCGACCTGATCCGCGGCGCCTGCCCGGCCCTCGACGAAGCGCTCGACTTCCCGTTCGACCGCGTGATGCGCCGGGTCGTCCTCATCGTCAGCGTCCTCTTCCTCGTCGCCTGGCGCCGCCGCCTCGAGATCGTCTCGCTGGCCTCGGTGGGGTTGCGGGGCGCCGACGGGCCCGCCCCCCTCTTCCTGCGCGGGTGGCTCGCGGGCGCGGGGGCGCTCGCCGCGATGCTGCTCGTGATGGCCCGATACGGCGCGCGCATCCCCGGGCTCTACTTCTCCGGTTCAGGCGAGCTCCTGTTCGAAGTCGGGAAGGCGTTTCTCACGGGGGTGGTGGTGGCGATCATCGAGGAGATCTTTTTCAGGGGATTCGTGCTGCAGGCGTGCCTCCGCACCCTCCCCGCCGCCGTCTCCGTCGTCGCGATGAGCGCCTTCTTCGCGATCGTGCACTTCTTCAACGCCTCGGATATGCCGGCGCCCGCCGCCTTCGACCCGCTCCTCGGCTTCAAGGCGCTGGCGTACTTCTTCGCGCCGCTCTGCTCCCCGGCGGAGGTGCTCCCGGGCTTCGTCGGCCTCTTCCTCTTCGGCCTGCTGCTCGGCGCGTCGGTCCTCAGGACCGGCTCGCTCTACCTCGCGATGGGGCTGCACGCGGGCTGCGTCTTCGGCATCAAGGCGGAGGGGCTCCTCCTGAACCGGGCGAAGGGGGTGGCCCCCTGGTTCTTCGGCGACGGGCGGGTGGTCACCGGCGTCTTCGGCTGGATCGTGCTCCTCGGCCTGCTCTGGGCGATGCGACGGGCGCATCCCGCCCCCCGCCCGCGCGGGCGCGAAGAAGGAGGCGCGGCATGA
- the lpxA gene encoding acyl-ACP--UDP-N-acetylglucosamine O-acyltransferase — protein sequence MKQIHPTAVIDAAAEIADDVTVGPYAVIEGDVSIGRGTVIESHACIKRRTSIGENNRIHAGAVLGDLPQSLSFKDVPTFLRIGAGNTFREHVTVHRAMVENEATVIGDHNYFMALSHAGHDCVIGNRVIVTSCALIAGHTVVEDNVVISGAVVIHQFSRIGRLAMLSGLSAVNRDIPPFVIAGGRPAAASGLNVVGLRRAGVTQAGRTRLKEAFKTFYASGLNASRAIEEIEKGEMTPEVRHFVEFIRRSTRGVCRYAEWAEKRGADF from the coding sequence ATGAAGCAGATCCATCCGACGGCCGTGATAGACGCCGCGGCGGAGATCGCGGACGACGTCACGGTCGGGCCGTACGCCGTGATCGAGGGGGACGTGTCGATCGGCCGCGGCACGGTGATCGAGAGCCACGCCTGCATCAAGCGCCGCACCTCGATCGGCGAGAACAACCGGATCCACGCCGGGGCGGTGCTGGGGGACCTTCCCCAGTCGCTCTCATTCAAGGACGTTCCGACCTTCCTCCGGATAGGCGCCGGCAACACCTTCAGGGAGCACGTCACGGTCCACCGCGCCATGGTCGAGAACGAGGCGACGGTGATCGGGGACCACAACTACTTCATGGCGCTCTCCCACGCCGGCCACGACTGCGTCATCGGCAACCGCGTCATCGTCACGAGCTGCGCGCTCATCGCGGGGCACACGGTCGTGGAGGACAACGTCGTCATCTCGGGCGCGGTCGTCATCCACCAGTTCAGCCGCATCGGGCGCCTCGCGATGCTGAGCGGCCTCTCCGCCGTCAACCGCGACATCCCGCCGTTCGTCATCGCGGGCGGGCGCCCCGCGGCCGCGTCCGGCCTGAACGTCGTCGGGTTGCGGCGCGCCGGCGTGACGCAGGCGGGACGGACGCGCCTGAAGGAGGCGTTCAAGACCTTCTATGCCTCGGGCCTCAACGCCTCCCGCGCGATCGAGGAGATCGAGAAGGGGGAGATGACGCCCGAGGTGCGCCATTTCGTCGAGTTCATCCGCCGCTCCACGCGCGGGGTCTGCCGCTACGCGGAGTGGGCGGAGAAGCGGGGCGCCGACTTCTGA
- the lpxK gene encoding tetraacyldisaccharide 4'-kinase, with protein MNALGWADIVEGRRRGAAAGCLRLALAPPSLAYRLAVAARNAAFDRGLLRARRLPRPVISVGNLAVGGAGKTPFAMLLARGLRARGLRAAVLSRGYGASAEGPFFPRLVSNGAGAILSPREAGDEAHLLARGLPGTVVAIDPDRLRAGEMAARRFPVDVFILDDGFQHRRLRRDLDILLLDGTNPFGNGRLLPAGRLREPPSAARRADAIVFTRCPGPPPPHALRRLRELGAGARIFTATHQPARLARPGPGPVEDPASLRKTPVAAFCGLAEPEGFFRTLEGLGARVVLSRRFPDHHPYRPAEIETLARAAAAAGAAVLVTTAKDAVRIPETPTLPLPLRVLEIEMKIGGGEAQMLEWVFESLGTAARRGKGPAPE; from the coding sequence ATGAACGCACTGGGCTGGGCCGACATCGTGGAGGGGCGGCGCCGCGGCGCCGCCGCCGGCTGCCTGCGCCTCGCCCTCGCCCCGCCGTCGCTCGCCTACCGGCTGGCGGTCGCCGCCCGGAACGCGGCGTTCGACCGCGGCCTCCTCCGCGCGCGGCGCCTCCCGCGCCCGGTCATCAGCGTCGGGAACCTCGCCGTCGGCGGCGCGGGTAAGACGCCGTTCGCGATGCTCCTCGCGCGCGGCCTCCGGGCGCGGGGGCTGCGCGCGGCGGTGCTGAGCAGGGGCTACGGCGCCTCGGCGGAGGGCCCCTTCTTCCCGCGCCTCGTCTCAAACGGCGCGGGGGCGATCCTTTCGCCCCGCGAGGCCGGGGACGAGGCGCACCTGCTCGCCCGCGGGCTCCCGGGCACCGTTGTCGCGATCGACCCGGACCGCCTGCGGGCCGGGGAGATGGCGGCGCGCCGCTTCCCGGTGGACGTCTTCATCCTCGACGACGGTTTCCAGCACCGCCGCCTCCGGCGCGACCTCGACATCCTCCTCCTCGACGGGACAAACCCGTTCGGCAACGGCCGCCTCCTGCCCGCGGGGCGGCTCCGCGAGCCGCCGTCCGCCGCCCGCCGCGCGGACGCGATCGTCTTCACGCGCTGCCCGGGTCCGCCGCCGCCGCACGCGCTCCGGCGACTTCGCGAACTCGGGGCGGGGGCGCGGATCTTCACCGCGACGCACCAGCCCGCGCGGCTCGCCCGGCCCGGCCCGGGGCCCGTGGAGGACCCGGCCTCGCTTCGGAAGACGCCGGTCGCCGCCTTCTGCGGCCTCGCCGAGCCGGAGGGGTTTTTCCGCACGCTCGAGGGCCTCGGGGCGCGCGTCGTCCTCTCCCGCCGATTCCCCGACCACCACCCGTACCGTCCCGCGGAGATCGAGACGCTCGCCCGCGCGGCGGCGGCGGCGGGCGCCGCGGTTCTCGTGACGACCGCCAAGGACGCCGTCCGAATCCCGGAGACGCCGACGCTCCCCCTCCCGCTCCGCGTCCTCGAGATCGAAATGAAAATTGGCGGGGGGGAGGCGCAGATGCTAGAATGGGTGTTCGAGTCGCTCGGCACCGCCGCGCGGCGCGGGAAAGGTCCGGCGCCTGAATGA
- a CDS encoding 3-deoxy-D-manno-octulosonic acid transferase yields MTKVLRFYNALLRLFFALSLPWFAVQVARREKYRAGIRQRLGRYPSPLRDALRGRRRVWIHAVSVGEVLAALPLVKALAEALPGHRVVLSTVTLTGQRVAREKAGGWATAFYFPLDLPSAVRRAFDLVSPDFVAIVETELWPNFIAEAARRGVPLAVVNGRISDRSFRGYRRARFLLRRILPSIRRFSMQTVLDAERIVALGAPAERVAVGGNMKFDCGLLPAGEEETRGARLALGLEAYAPVIVAGSTHRGEEEAVLDAWDAARRERPETALVIVPRHPERGEEVQALCERRGAACVLRSRHPAGARVPAGAVLVADTIGELTAIYRAATLVFVGKSLVGGGGQNIIEPASLGKAVLFGPSMQNFREAAELLLRARGAVQVADARGLAESVVALLADAPLREELGRRAAEAMAGSRGATRRNLELLRGLVPD; encoded by the coding sequence ATGACGAAGGTTCTCCGTTTCTACAACGCCTTGCTCCGGCTCTTCTTCGCCCTCTCGCTGCCCTGGTTCGCCGTCCAGGTGGCGCGGCGGGAGAAGTACCGCGCCGGCATCCGGCAGCGCCTCGGCCGCTACCCGTCTCCGCTGCGGGACGCGCTCCGCGGGAGGCGGCGCGTCTGGATCCACGCGGTCTCCGTGGGCGAGGTCCTCGCCGCGCTCCCGCTCGTGAAGGCGCTCGCGGAGGCCCTCCCCGGACACCGCGTCGTGCTCTCGACCGTCACCCTCACGGGGCAGCGGGTGGCGAGGGAGAAGGCGGGCGGGTGGGCGACCGCCTTCTACTTCCCCCTCGATCTGCCTTCCGCGGTCAGGCGCGCCTTCGATCTCGTCTCCCCCGATTTCGTCGCGATCGTCGAGACCGAGCTCTGGCCCAACTTCATCGCCGAGGCCGCGCGCCGGGGCGTCCCGCTCGCCGTCGTGAACGGCCGCATCTCGGACCGGTCGTTCCGCGGCTACCGCAGGGCGCGGTTCCTGCTGCGGCGGATCCTCCCCTCGATACGGCGCTTCAGCATGCAGACCGTCCTCGACGCGGAGCGGATCGTCGCGCTCGGCGCGCCGGCGGAGAGGGTCGCCGTCGGCGGGAACATGAAGTTCGACTGCGGGCTTCTGCCGGCCGGCGAGGAAGAGACGCGCGGCGCCCGCCTCGCGCTTGGGCTGGAGGCGTACGCGCCGGTGATCGTCGCGGGCAGCACGCACCGGGGCGAGGAGGAGGCGGTGCTCGACGCGTGGGACGCGGCGCGGCGCGAAAGACCCGAGACCGCCCTGGTCATCGTGCCGCGCCACCCCGAGCGCGGGGAGGAGGTGCAGGCGCTCTGCGAACGGCGCGGCGCCGCCTGCGTCCTCAGGTCCCGCCACCCGGCCGGGGCGAGGGTCCCCGCGGGGGCGGTGCTCGTGGCGGACACGATCGGCGAGCTCACGGCCATCTACCGCGCGGCGACGCTGGTCTTCGTCGGCAAAAGCCTCGTCGGCGGCGGGGGGCAGAACATCATCGAGCCGGCGAGTCTGGGCAAGGCGGTCCTCTTCGGGCCCTCGATGCAGAACTTCCGCGAGGCGGCGGAGCTCCTCCTCCGCGCCCGGGGCGCCGTGCAGGTCGCCGACGCCCGCGGGCTCGCCGAATCGGTCGTCGCCCTGCTCGCGGACGCCCCCCTTCGGGAGGAGCTCGGGCGGCGCGCGGCGGAGGCGATGGCGGGCAGCCGCGGCGCGACGCGGCGGAACCTGGAGCTGCTGCGGGGGCTCGTGCCGGACTAG
- the xerC gene encoding tyrosine recombinase XerC encodes MDASVERFLGYLRAEKDASPHTLDAYRRDIERFSAFLSRRARGVAEGHWRLADRSLIRQYLAEVAAAGLSRASIGRLVSSLRSFYRFMVRERMSAVNPFAGVATPKRRKALPRFLDVDAVRRLIESAGGERLLDIRDRAILETLYSTGMRVSELTALDADDLDLLGEMARAKGKGKKERLVPLGKPAVAALMAYLEARNLGPLRARGEARTPVFVNRGGGRLTARSVRDVIDRHVRRAALEARVSPHYLRHSFATHLLDAGADLRAVQELLGHASLSTTQVYTHVTAERMKKVYEEAHPRA; translated from the coding sequence ATGGACGCATCCGTCGAAAGGTTCCTCGGCTACCTTCGGGCGGAGAAGGACGCCTCCCCGCACACGCTCGACGCCTACCGGCGCGACATCGAGCGCTTCTCCGCCTTCCTGTCGCGGAGGGCCCGCGGCGTCGCCGAAGGCCACTGGCGTCTCGCCGACCGTTCCCTGATCCGCCAGTACCTCGCCGAGGTCGCCGCCGCGGGCCTCTCCCGGGCGAGCATCGGCCGCCTCGTCTCGTCGCTGCGCTCCTTCTACCGCTTCATGGTCCGCGAACGTATGTCGGCGGTCAACCCGTTCGCGGGCGTCGCGACCCCGAAGCGCAGGAAGGCGCTGCCCCGGTTCCTCGACGTGGACGCCGTGCGCCGCCTGATCGAGTCGGCGGGGGGGGAGCGTCTGCTCGACATCCGCGACCGCGCCATCCTCGAGACGCTCTACAGCACGGGGATGCGGGTAAGCGAGCTCACGGCGCTCGACGCGGACGACCTGGACCTCCTCGGCGAGATGGCGCGGGCGAAGGGGAAGGGGAAGAAGGAGCGGCTCGTCCCGCTCGGGAAGCCCGCCGTCGCAGCCCTGATGGCCTACCTGGAGGCGCGGAACCTCGGCCCCCTCCGGGCGCGGGGTGAGGCGCGCACGCCGGTCTTCGTCAACCGCGGCGGGGGGCGGCTCACCGCCAGGTCCGTCCGGGATGTGATCGACCGGCACGTGCGCAGGGCCGCCCTCGAGGCGCGCGTCTCCCCGCACTACCTCCGGCACTCGTTCGCCACACACCTGCTCGACGCGGGCGCGGACCTCCGGGCGGTGCAGGAGCTCCTTGGGCACGCGAGCCTCTCCACCACGCAGGTCTACACGCACGTGACCGCCGAGCGGATGAAGAAGGTCTACGAGGAGGCCCACCCGCGGGCGTGA